From Hydra vulgaris chromosome 15, alternate assembly HydraT2T_AEP, one genomic window encodes:
- the LOC136091378 gene encoding zinc finger MYM-type protein 5-like: MKRTYESGAQKRKKKAEKDEEVKKLPKLDQFFIKVNENATGLETNNLSGITETSTLACCESSPISAITLNDLSAQIIRQSDAGLWADLSKEDVELWIQKGPEVCQNINDTFLASKTSFAENDRYCSKNLFTSKKANREEFKREWLIYSPSLGSVFCFVCKLFRVSQFALTTHGFRD, translated from the coding sequence atgaagAGAACATATGAAAGCGGAGCTCAAAAACGTAagaaaaaagctgaaaaagatGAGGAAGTCAAAAAATTACCAAAGCTTGATCAGTTTTTcattaaagtaaatgaaaatgCTACTGGATTGGAAACAAATAATTTGTCAGGAATCACTGAAACATCAACTTTAGCTTGTTGTGAATCATCTCCAATAAGTGCAATAACTTTAAATGATCTGAGTGCTCAAATTATTAGACAGAGTGATGCCGGGCTATGGGCTGATTTGTCTAAGGAGGATGTTGAATTATGGATTCAAAAGGGGCCTGAAGTCTGTCAGAATATAAATGACACATTTTTGGCTTCAAAAACGTCGTTTGCAGAAAACGATCGCTATTGCTCAAAAAACCTTTTCACTAGCAAAAAAGCCAATCGTGAAGAATTTAAACGAGAATGGTTAATATATTCACCATCGCTAGGTAGTGTGTTTTGCTTTGTGTGCAAGTTGTTTAGAGTTTCTCAGTTCGCTCTAACAACGCATGGATTTAGAGACTAA